In Phycisphaerales bacterium AB-hyl4, the genomic window CGATGCCGTACGCGCCTTTGTTCATCGGCGGCATCATGCCGGGCGTGGGGTGTGAATCACCAAGTTGCACGTGTTCCGCCGCGTCGTCGGCCTCGCGCTTCGTGCGGTAGGCGGTCTGTAGCCGTTTGAGCAGGCCTTTGCCCGCGCCCTCGTGGCGGAGATAGACGATCGCGCCTCGGCCGGCCTGCTGGATCATCCGCATCGACTGCCGCAGCGTTTGGCCAGAGGGTTGCGTCACATCTTCGAACACGTCGCCGAGCAGGTTCTGGCTGTGCATCCGCACAAGTGTTGGCTGGTCGCTGGTGATGAGGTTGCCCGCCGCGTCGAGCTGCCCCACATCGCCGCAGGTCAATGCGATGTGCGGCAGGGGGTCGACCAGCGACCGGTAGGCGATCAGATTGAAGTGGCCAAACGCTGAGTCGAACGGCAGCGTCTCGATACGCTCGACGAGTTGCTGGCGTTCCAGGCGATGGTGCACCACGTCGGCGACGGAGCACATTTTCAGGCTGTGCTTTTTGCACAGTGCTTCGAGTTCGGGCCGACGTGCCATCGTGCCGTCTTCGTTCATGACCTCGATGATGACCGCGCCGGCGCGCAGGCCCGCCAGCTTGCACAGATCGACCGAGCCTTCGGTCTGCCCGGCACGGACGAGGCAGCCGCCGTCGCGGGCGCGCAGCGGCTGCATATGTCCGGGCCGATCGAGGTCGACGGGCTTGGTGTTGGGGTCGATGAGGGTTTTGATGGTGATCGCGCGGTCGGCAGCGCTGACGCCGGT contains:
- the ribB gene encoding 3,4-dihydroxy-2-butanone-4-phosphate synthase; this translates as MMGPFTIADSETGDARQRHTSAAGRHLIPEVLTLDSIADILSDLKAGRMIVLVDDEKRENEGDLVCAAEHVTPELVNFMLREGRGMMCVALEGEICDDLQLEPQARINTSQRSTAYTITVDAAARFGLTTGVSAADRAITIKTLIDPNTKPVDLDRPGHMQPLRARDGGCLVRAGQTEGSVDLCKLAGLRAGAVIIEVMNEDGTMARRPELEALCKKHSLKMCSVADVVHHRLERQQLVERIETLPFDSAFGHFNLIAYRSLVDPLPHIALTCGDVGQLDAAGNLITSDQPTLVRMHSQNLLGDVFEDVTQPSGQTLRQSMRMIQQAGRGAIVYLRHEGAGKGLLKRLQTAYRTKREADDAAEHVQLGDSHPTPGMMPPMNKGAYGIGCQILRDLGLHKLRLITNHPFTPTALSGFELTIDGFVPPTQR